Proteins encoded within one genomic window of Actinoplanes octamycinicus:
- a CDS encoding CHAT domain-containing protein produces the protein MSHDDQVQVCRERLAARPSHAAALLQLAMALHDRYEDHGDPADLHEAIGTAEQALTLIPPGHPDRGGYLTVLGHALRTGVAIAPDEDRRDRAITLLTEAHRVLPGRHEMQVLIGDDLAMLLSGRFRSAGDPADLDRAIAMMTVVVGVADPDDPDRPAYAANLGGWLHQRFDLRGQAADARQAVAWLEAAVTETGADDPYYLDRRDKLADALCARGRADRAVADVDQAIKLIGAEPNAWALSRLDAFQLARFELTGDLADLAEAVRYAAAAADAEDDAFSRVMYRMNHANRLLDRFAATGRADDLDAAVGILAGALDLAPDEPALVNNYGLALSERYRCTGELSDLETATRAYRRAADLARRSPISRAMYLNNLGTALTALADRTGVTTHEAIAVHDEAARLFPPEHPLRRETLGNLALALREVDLDRAVTTIEEAVTGLPADHPAATGLRTTETGIHQARFERTGDRADLGRALAAAQAALDATPAGHPSRATCLVNLARAYELAGDPDRATELTRPVETDPVAPFPVRIEAAFRNGRRAAAAGRWGAAADSFATMVRLLATVTRHAQTRGGQEQLLADWTGVPFTAAACALNAGRPADAVTVLEQGRGVLWAAQLARPAGEPESPPAATAGPVVLLTVSPYRCDALIVTGPDVRVVPLRTLTQPAVLARMKDYYHALGDDPDEPVLTGVLEWLWDHVAEPVLAALGPRVRHVTWCPTGPFALLPVHAAGYHRPEHAGAGRSVLDRVVSSYTATLRAAARPGAPCETDDLLFVGMPELPGAAKDSAVVRGHLGARCEVLEGPAATRAAVRAALDRHSAVHFSCHGRQDLDDPSAGGVILRDGVLSVADLAGARRGGEFAFLSACETAIGLNDVVDEAVTLAAALQYAGWRHVIATLWSVRDRDAAFLAEAIYARMVTDGRLSPDRAADALHHAVCAVRERRRNHPSRWVPFIHVGPPPPG, from the coding sequence GTGTCGCACGATGATCAGGTCCAGGTGTGCCGGGAGCGGCTGGCGGCCCGCCCGTCCCATGCCGCCGCGCTGCTCCAGCTGGCGATGGCCCTGCACGACCGGTACGAGGACCACGGCGACCCGGCCGACCTGCACGAGGCGATCGGCACCGCCGAGCAAGCGCTGACGCTGATCCCACCCGGGCATCCGGACCGCGGCGGCTACCTCACCGTGCTGGGGCACGCGCTGCGCACCGGCGTCGCGATCGCCCCGGACGAGGACCGGCGGGACCGGGCGATCACCCTGCTCACCGAGGCGCACCGGGTCCTGCCCGGCCGCCACGAGATGCAGGTGCTGATCGGTGACGACCTGGCGATGCTGCTGAGTGGGCGGTTCCGGTCGGCGGGCGACCCGGCCGACCTGGACCGGGCGATCGCGATGATGACCGTGGTCGTCGGCGTGGCCGACCCGGACGACCCGGACCGGCCGGCCTACGCGGCTAACCTGGGCGGGTGGCTGCACCAGCGCTTCGACCTGCGCGGGCAGGCCGCGGACGCCCGGCAGGCGGTGGCCTGGCTGGAGGCCGCGGTGACGGAGACCGGCGCCGACGACCCGTACTACCTCGACCGGCGGGACAAGCTCGCCGACGCGCTGTGCGCCCGCGGCCGGGCCGACCGCGCGGTCGCCGACGTGGACCAGGCGATCAAGCTGATCGGCGCCGAGCCGAACGCCTGGGCGCTGTCCCGCCTCGACGCCTTCCAGCTGGCCCGCTTCGAGCTGACCGGCGACCTCGCGGACCTCGCCGAGGCGGTCCGGTACGCCGCGGCCGCCGCCGACGCCGAGGACGACGCCTTCAGCCGGGTGATGTACCGGATGAACCACGCCAACCGGCTGCTCGACCGGTTCGCCGCCACCGGCCGGGCCGACGACCTGGACGCCGCGGTCGGCATTCTCGCCGGCGCGCTCGACCTCGCGCCGGACGAGCCGGCCCTGGTGAACAACTACGGCCTCGCGCTCAGCGAACGCTACCGGTGCACCGGCGAGCTGTCCGACCTGGAGACCGCGACCCGGGCCTACCGGCGGGCCGCCGACCTGGCCCGCCGGTCCCCGATCAGCCGGGCGATGTACCTCAACAACCTCGGCACGGCCCTGACCGCCCTGGCCGACCGGACCGGCGTTACGACGCACGAGGCCATCGCGGTCCACGACGAGGCGGCTCGGCTGTTCCCGCCGGAACACCCGCTGCGCAGGGAGACGCTCGGCAACCTGGCGCTGGCCCTGCGCGAGGTGGATCTGGACCGGGCCGTCACGACGATCGAGGAGGCGGTGACCGGCCTGCCCGCGGACCATCCGGCCGCGACCGGCCTGCGCACCACCGAGACCGGCATCCACCAGGCCCGTTTCGAGCGCACCGGCGACCGCGCCGACCTCGGCCGGGCACTGGCCGCCGCCCAGGCGGCGCTGGACGCCACCCCGGCCGGGCACCCGAGCCGCGCCACCTGCCTGGTCAACCTGGCCCGGGCCTACGAGCTGGCCGGCGATCCGGACCGGGCGACCGAGCTGACCAGGCCGGTGGAGACCGACCCGGTCGCGCCGTTCCCGGTCCGGATCGAGGCGGCCTTCCGCAACGGCCGCCGGGCCGCCGCGGCCGGGCGGTGGGGAGCCGCCGCCGACAGCTTCGCCACGATGGTCCGGCTGCTGGCGACGGTGACCCGGCACGCACAGACCCGCGGTGGTCAGGAGCAGCTGCTGGCCGACTGGACCGGCGTCCCGTTCACCGCCGCCGCGTGCGCGCTGAACGCCGGCCGCCCGGCCGACGCGGTCACGGTCCTGGAGCAGGGCCGCGGGGTGCTGTGGGCGGCGCAGCTCGCCCGGCCGGCCGGCGAGCCGGAGTCGCCGCCGGCCGCGACCGCCGGGCCGGTGGTGCTGCTCACCGTCAGTCCGTACCGGTGTGACGCGCTGATCGTCACCGGCCCGGACGTCCGGGTCGTCCCGCTGCGCACGCTGACCCAGCCGGCCGTGCTGGCCCGGATGAAGGACTACTACCACGCGCTCGGCGACGACCCCGACGAGCCGGTGCTCACCGGCGTCCTGGAGTGGCTGTGGGACCACGTCGCCGAGCCGGTGCTGGCCGCCCTCGGGCCGAGGGTCCGGCACGTCACCTGGTGCCCGACCGGCCCGTTCGCGTTGCTGCCGGTCCACGCGGCCGGCTACCACCGCCCGGAGCACGCCGGGGCCGGGCGCAGCGTGCTGGACCGGGTCGTGTCGTCGTACACCGCGACGCTGCGGGCGGCGGCCCGCCCGGGCGCGCCCTGCGAAACCGACGACCTGCTGTTCGTCGGGATGCCGGAACTGCCGGGCGCGGCGAAGGACAGCGCGGTCGTCCGCGGGCACCTCGGAGCGCGGTGCGAGGTCCTGGAAGGTCCGGCGGCGACCCGGGCGGCCGTGCGGGCCGCGCTGGACCGGCACTCCGCGGTGCATTTCAGCTGCCACGGGCGGCAGGACCTGGACGACCCGTCGGCCGGTGGGGTGATCCTGCGCGACGGCGTGCTCAGCGTCGCCGACCTGGCCGGGGCCCGGCGCGGCGGCGAGTTCGCGTTCCTGTCCGCCTGCGAGACCGCGATCGGCCTGAACGACGTGGTCGACGAGGCGGTGACGCTGGCCGCCGCCCTGCAGTACGCGGGCTGGCGGCACGTGATCGCGACCCTGTGGTCGGTGCGGGACCGGGATGCCGCGTTCCTGGCCGAGGCGATCTACGCCCGGATGGTCACCGACGGCCGACTGTCACCGGACCGGGCCGCGGACGCCCTGCACCACGCGGTCTGCGCGGTGCGGGAGAGACGCCGGAACCACCCCAGCCGGTGGGTGCCGTTCATCCACGTCGGGCCGCCGCCGCCCGGATGA